Genomic DNA from Arthrobacter sp. B1I2:
ACTCTCGCTGATCGGCAAGGCCCGCCAGGACGGAATCCTGGACCTGCACGTCCATGACCTGCGCAGCTTCACCACGGACAAGCACCGTTCCGTCGACGACACCCCTTACGGCGGGGGCGCCGGGATGGTCATGAAGCCCGAACCCTGGGCCCAGGCCCTCTCCGCAGTGGCGGAGGGGCGCCCGGATCCGCAGCGCAAGCCGGTCCTGATCGTTCCGTCGCCCGCGGGCGAACGGTTCACGCAGGCCCTCGCCTACGAACTGGCGGAGGAACAGCACCTGGCATTTGCGTGCGGGCGGTACGAAGGCATCGATGAACGGGTCGTCGAATGGGCGCAGGAGCACTTCACCGTGCGGCCCGTGAGCCTGGGCGACTACGTGCTGAACGGCGGGGAAGTGGCCGTTCTTGCAATGGTCGAGGCCATTGGCCGGCTGCTCCCCGGTGTGGTGGGCAACCCCGACTCCCTGGTGGAGGAATCCCACTCGGACGGGCTCCTGGAGTATCCGGTCTACACCAAACCCTCCGTTTGGCGTGACCGCGAGGTACCGCCGGTGCTCCTCAGCGGCAACCACGGCAGGATCGCCCAATGGCGCCGGCACGAACAGTACCGCCGGACAGCGGACCGCCGTCCGGACCTCCTGGAAGGGTTCGACGCCGGCAGCCTGCCCCGTGCCGACCGCACCGAACTGCACAACCTGGGCTACGACGTCGTGGACGGCAGGCTGGTCCGCCGCCCGGAGGCGGCAGTCGAACGGCGGGACTAGTGCCGGCGGAATTGGCGTAACCCTGCTGCTGTGGCAAAATTAACCCTTGTGTCTGCTGGGTCCGCACCTGCCACAGGGGGTAGCGCGGCCAACAGCCCGACAACCGGCCCCATCAACCCTTGAAGCGGCCGGACCACTTTTACTTCGGCGGCGAGACCCGGACTGCTTTCGAGCAGCCGGACTTGGCTGCCGTGACCCAAAGTGAATGACCTGTGGCGTTCACCAGGAGTGCAATCATGCATATTCTCGATTCCGTCGATGCAGCCTCGCTGCGCAGCGATGTTCCCGAATTCCGCGCGGGCGACACCCTCAAGGTGCACGTGAACATCATCGAAGGCAAGAACACCCGTGTCCAGGTCTTCCAGGGCTTCGTCCTGGGCCGCCAGGGCGACGGCGTGCGCGAAACCTTCACCGTCCGCAAGGTCTCCTTCGGTGTCGGTGTGGAGCGTACCTTCCCGGTGCACTCCCCGATCATCGAAAAGATCGAGGTTGTCACCAAGGGTGACGTCCGCCGCGCCAAGCTGTACTACATGCGTGCGCTGCGCGGCAAGGCTGCCAAGATCAAGGAAAAGCGCGACTTCAGCTCCGCCAAGTAAGTCCTGCCCGGACTTACCGCAAGGCTGGAGCGCGGCCGTAGCCGGCACGCGCCGGAGCAATCCATCAGCGCCAGGATACGGACCATGCACCAGACAAAACGCCAGCCCCGCAAAACGGGCTGGCGTTTTGTTTTACTTGCCCTTGTCCTTGCCGTGGCCATCAGCGGGCTGGTCCGCTCCCTGTGGCTTGACGTCTACTTCATCCCCTCGGAGTCCATGGAGCCGCTGCTGGAAGGCGGGGACCGGATCCTGGTGTCCCGCACGGACTTCCAGTCCGAACCCATCCGGCAGGGGGACGTTGTTGTCTTTGACGGCCGTGGCAGCTTCGCGCCCCTCAACAGCGGCAGAGGACCGTTGGTGGATGCCGCAGCCTCCGCCATGCAATGGCTTGGCCTCACCGGCAGCGACACAACCTACGTCAAACGGGTCATCGGCCTTCCGGGGGACACAGTGGTCTGCTGCGACGCGGCCGGGAAGGTCACCGTCAATGGGACAGCGCTGGATGAGCCCTACGTCTTCCCCGGCGACGCGCCCAGCACGCAAAAGTTCAGCACCCTGGTTCCCGAGGGGAGGCTGTGGCTGATGGGCGACCACCGCTCCGTGTCCGCCGATTCCCGCAGCCTGCTTGGTGCGCCCGGCGGGGGACTGGTCCCGCTGGCCCGGGTGATTGGCCGGCCGGTCCAGATCCTTTGGCCGCTTGATAGATTTGCTCCAGTAGCACGGCCGCCCGCAGCGGGGCCGACAACAGAGAACGGACGGTAAATGCCCGAGAACCACGAGCGGAAACCTGAACCGCGCCACGACGGCGCCTCAGGGACGCCGGCCGTTCCAGCTTCGTCCGCGCCCGGTGAGGGTCCGGAGGCGGCCGCGCGTGTCCACCATCGAACCAGGATGGCATCCAAGGCTGCGGGCAAGTCCCCCGGCAACCCCTTGCTCGGGTGGCTGAAGGAAATCGCCACAGTGGTGGTCATTGCGGTGGTGTTGTCCTTCCTCATCAAGACTTTCCTCTTCCGGGCCTTCTTTATCCCGTCCGAATCCATGGTGAACACCCTGGACGTGGACGACCGAATCTTCGTAAACCTCCTCGTTCCGGAGCCGTTTGCCCTCAGCCGCGGGGATGTGGTGGTGTTCCGGGATACAAAGGGCTGGCTGCCGCCCGCCCCGGCAAAGGCACAGGGCCCGTTCACCTGGGTCCAGGATGGCCTGACGTTCGTTGGCCTCCTGCCGGACAACTCCGAGCAGCACTTGGTCAAGCGGGTCATCGGGCTCCCGGGCGACCACGTGGTCTGCTGTGATGCCGGCGGTAAACTGACCATTAACGGGACCGCTGTCGACGAGAAGTACATCAACCCGGCTGAGGTCCCGCAGGTCCGCAACTTTGACGTCACCGTTCCGGAAGGCAAGGTGTGGGTGATGGGTGACAACCGCAACCACTCCGCCGATTCCCGCGCGCACATGGAGACCAACGGCGGATTCATAGAACTCAAGGACCTCGAAGGCAAAGCTGCTGTGATCGCGTGGCCGCTCAACAGGATCAAGACACTGGACAACTACCCGGACGTGTTCCGGAATGTCCCCGCGGCCCGCTGACCAT
This window encodes:
- the trmD gene encoding tRNA (guanosine(37)-N1)-methyltransferase TrmD, translated to MRIDVVSIFPDYLAPLELSLIGKARQDGILDLHVHDLRSFTTDKHRSVDDTPYGGGAGMVMKPEPWAQALSAVAEGRPDPQRKPVLIVPSPAGERFTQALAYELAEEQHLAFACGRYEGIDERVVEWAQEHFTVRPVSLGDYVLNGGEVAVLAMVEAIGRLLPGVVGNPDSLVEESHSDGLLEYPVYTKPSVWRDREVPPVLLSGNHGRIAQWRRHEQYRRTADRRPDLLEGFDAGSLPRADRTELHNLGYDVVDGRLVRRPEAAVERRD
- the rplS gene encoding 50S ribosomal protein L19, whose amino-acid sequence is MHILDSVDAASLRSDVPEFRAGDTLKVHVNIIEGKNTRVQVFQGFVLGRQGDGVRETFTVRKVSFGVGVERTFPVHSPIIEKIEVVTKGDVRRAKLYYMRALRGKAAKIKEKRDFSSAK
- the lepB gene encoding signal peptidase I, translated to MHQTKRQPRKTGWRFVLLALVLAVAISGLVRSLWLDVYFIPSESMEPLLEGGDRILVSRTDFQSEPIRQGDVVVFDGRGSFAPLNSGRGPLVDAAASAMQWLGLTGSDTTYVKRVIGLPGDTVVCCDAAGKVTVNGTALDEPYVFPGDAPSTQKFSTLVPEGRLWLMGDHRSVSADSRSLLGAPGGGLVPLARVIGRPVQILWPLDRFAPVARPPAAGPTTENGR
- the lepB gene encoding signal peptidase I — its product is MPENHERKPEPRHDGASGTPAVPASSAPGEGPEAAARVHHRTRMASKAAGKSPGNPLLGWLKEIATVVVIAVVLSFLIKTFLFRAFFIPSESMVNTLDVDDRIFVNLLVPEPFALSRGDVVVFRDTKGWLPPAPAKAQGPFTWVQDGLTFVGLLPDNSEQHLVKRVIGLPGDHVVCCDAGGKLTINGTAVDEKYINPAEVPQVRNFDVTVPEGKVWVMGDNRNHSADSRAHMETNGGFIELKDLEGKAAVIAWPLNRIKTLDNYPDVFRNVPAAR